Within Williamwhitmania taraxaci, the genomic segment GTAGGCGGTGTTATTGGTATTGCAGAAGACCACCTTACGGGCCTTAAAGGCATCAAAGTCGGCATAAGATGCATACTCATCCTTCATAGTTTGATAGGAATACACCCCTTGGTAATTCTCTAATACAACCCAAAAATCGGCATGAACCGCTTGCTTATACACCGTTTCGAAGTCGAAGGGAATAGGTCCTTGGCTTTTCCGATCGGCATATAGATAGCGTGCTCCCGCATCGGCAAAGAGCTGTGCCATATAGCTATTTCCCGGCGACACATACCATATACCTTGGTAAGGTTTACTTGCAAACACGGTAGGAAGCAAGGTAGCCTCCTTTGCTTTCGCCACCAACGCTTTGTAACGGACTTCAATCTCGGAGAAATTCTTATTGGCCTCTTGCTCCTTGCCAAAAAAGAGAGCCATAAACTTGACCCATTCGGCTCGGCCCAACGGGTGTGTCTCCAAGTAGGCCGAAACGATTCCGAGGGGAACACCAGAAGCCTCAACCGGACCATACTTATTATCCTTAAAGGGAGAGACGAAGAAAATATCGGGAGAAATCTTTATTAACTGTTCGAGGTTCACTGCCATCGCTGGGCCAATCTCGGACACAAACCCTTTCTCGATTCGCGAAAGCATATATTTATTTGTAATATACTGCTTCTCCGAAACGCCAACAATGGCATCGAGAAGTCCAAGTTGCTCGGCATAGCATATCTCAGTAGCAAATGCGCAAGCCATACGTTTGAGTGGAACATCGATAACCTCCCCATCAACTGGAACGTTAGTTGACGCAGCATCCTTGGGAACGAGGTAGTATCGTTTCAGTAGAACGGCGGTATCCCAAGGGTTTATCAAATCGATTCGTGTAACATCATGGCTTTTGAACACTCTAAAAAGACGAGCATATTTAAGCGGGACTTCAACGAAACCAGAGTCGGTATTTGAATTGGAATTACCCCCACAGGAGGTTAAAATCGAAGATAGCAGCAGGACGATAGCCCCAATCAAAAAGAGTTGTTTTTTCATTATTCACCTTTATTCCCGAAAGTATTAAAACAATGGCAGGTCTTCTGGCTCGTCTCTCCTAGTGTGTCTTCCCATTATCGATTTACCGAAACAGTGACGTAATACAATAGGCATTTGAGACTTACAGCTGCGGGTACAGCCCCCGAATTTAACGGGATTCCCTATTATAACCTTGCGGTTACCAATGCACTGCAAAGGAACGCTTTTTTTGTGACTGAGAAAATATTTAACAGACACAATTATCCTAACCATAAGAATAGTTGCACAAGTAATTTAATAGAAATTGCAATTAACCCTTATACCTTAAAGAATTGGGTTAGTTCATTGAGGTTGTCGGCTTGTTTGGATAGATTTTCGGCAGTAGCGGCTATCTCTTCCGAAGAGGAAGCATTTTGTTGGGCTACCTGATCGAATTGGTTTACCGACTTGCTTACCTCGTCGGCTCCCACCGACAACTCCTTGGCCGAAGCCGATATCTCCTGAACTAAGTTAGCAGTACGCTGAATATTCGGTACAAGGCCCTGAATGATTAAACCAGCCTTTTCGGAAACCTCGGTGCTCTTTCTTGAAAGTTCATTTATTTCGGCCGAAGCGGCTTGGGCGCGTTCGGCAAGTTTTTTAACCTCTTGCGCCACGGCAGCAAAACCACGGCCATGCTCACCTGCCCTAGCTGCCTCAATGGCTGCATTAAGGGCAAGCAAATTAGTTTGACGTGA encodes:
- a CDS encoding ABC transporter substrate-binding protein — encoded protein: MKKQLFLIGAIVLLLSSILTSCGGNSNSNTDSGFVEVPLKYARLFRVFKSHDVTRIDLINPWDTAVLLKRYYLVPKDAASTNVPVDGEVIDVPLKRMACAFATEICYAEQLGLLDAIVGVSEKQYITNKYMLSRIEKGFVSEIGPAMAVNLEQLIKISPDIFFVSPFKDNKYGPVEASGVPLGIVSAYLETHPLGRAEWVKFMALFFGKEQEANKNFSEIEVRYKALVAKAKEATLLPTVFASKPYQGIWYVSPGNSYMAQLFADAGARYLYADRKSQGPIPFDFETVYKQAVHADFWVVLENYQGVYSYQTMKDEYASYADFDAFKARKVVFCNTNNTAYYDEGLLRPDVLLSDLLKAFHPELMEGYNPVYFDILKQEKP